A region of the Leptospiraceae bacterium genome:
AAAGAAAATTTTCTTTGATGATTGGAAAATTCTTCAAAAACAACCTCAGTATGAACGCTGGATTTTGAAATCTATGAAAAAACGAAATGAAGATTTCACTCCGCTTTTCCGTTTTCACATGAGCCATGCCCGCTGGCTTTTATTTTTAATCACACTCTTCACGAGCATTTCAGCTGCAACTTTTCAAAATGAGGTGACCAGTTCTCTGGGACTACATCTTTCCCGAGAAGAACTCATTACCTTACTTATACTATACCCCGCGCTTGTTTGCTTACAACTTTTCCTGAATGGTTCAATTAACCCGGAATATTTTCGTTATAGCCGAATCAGCATTCCGGTTATGTCCGAAGTACAATTTCTATATCCCAAATTAAAAACTCATGTACTTTCAACCGATATAAACCCCTTAAACTCTTTTTTTATAACCTTTGAACCCCTTCCCATACAGGAGGAAATTACATTTCGCTGCGTTTACTCTGAGCGAATATCACCTCCTATTCGTGCCAAAATCACCTGGCAAAATCATGAGGATATAAGTCTTCCTTTTGGAACCCTTGTACATATTCAAAAACCGGATCTGAAAATTATCCGCTTTCTATTCAGATACGCTCTATTCAAATTAAGAAAAGGACTTATCTTTAACTTAAAAATACCGGGTTTTGAAAACATTCGCAAGTTCTTTGTAAAAACCAGTACGGTAATGGAGTCACTTGAATACATTGAAAAAGGAACCGTACTCTTTAATGAGGGGGAATCCGGGGAAACTTTTTATCTTTTAAAGAAAGGGGAAATTGAAATCTTTAAAACCCTCGAATCCGGGGAAAAAGTTATTATGGCGAGAGTGAAACCCGGAGAAATTTTTGGAGAAATGGCCATACTCGGCAATCAACCCAGAGCTGCCGGTGCCATCTGTAAAGAAGATTCCGTTTTGGCTGTTGCCAGTCGTAATAATTTAGAAGGTCTTTTGCAGGGAAATCCGGATTTTGCTTATAAACTCATGCAAACCCTGGCCAGTAGAATTCGAAATTCAGAGAAAATCCTATCCTCAAAAATAGAAGAACTTGAGCTTAAAACACTGAAATATGATTTTCTAAAAAATGAAGAAGTAAAACTCAAAGATAAGCTTTTTCAACTTTTATCGTCTTTCTCCTCAGACTTTCTCCTGCTGGATAAGGAGGGGAGAATTCTTCATAAATCGACTTCCTTTATAGAATCTTATCCTCAGGTGCCTGAAAAAGCCGAGAGATTTGAAGAAATATACACTCTTTTTTACAAAAAAGACCTGAGAGCTGAGCTGTGGAAAGATTTAAAAAAGCAGAAACTTTTGAGATTACCCCTAAAATCCAGAAATAAATCAGCAAAATATCTACATCTTAGATTAGAAACATTTGAAAGTATGGATATTACATTTTTTTTATTGCATCTGGAAAAAAATAATTTATAATCCTTTTTTTTCGTCTATACTTGAGGAGAGAGAAATCTGGAGGAAAATATAGCTATGAAAAAGTTACTTATTTCTATTTTACTTGTTTTTTTGACTGTGCAGTGTGCTAAAAAGAAGAAGATACCCGTACCTTTAGCCAGTGTGCTTGAAAGCACAGAAGAACAAGTTACATCAAGTGGTAGTTCTACCACCCCCTCAAATGACAATGCCAGTGGAGGGAGGGCCAGTCAAACCGATCCGGGAATAACAGAATCCAATCCGGTAATAATTGATCCATCTACTACAATTACCGGAAGCAATAAAGAGGAATATAAAGTAGAGCCTTCGTCTGGAGGTCAATCCAACACAGGAGAAGTGATCATTTCTAAAAAAGTAGAAAATGAAAATACTTCTTCCGGAGACAATAACAACAATACTTCTTCCGGAGACAATAACAACAATACTTCTTCCGGAGACAATAACAACAATACTTCTTCCGGAGACAATAACAACAATACTTCTTCCGGGGATAATAATACAACATCTAATGAAGACAAGAGCCCTGGCAGTTCCGGTTTAAAATCTAAAGATATCAGCGTAAATGTTCTTGTAGATACTTCCTCATCAGACACCTTTGCATACGAAACCTATAAGACTTATAAAGTTGATTCCAGCGTTCTGGATAAGGACGGAAATATACTGAGCGGAATCCTTGTAACCATTACAGAAACAAATTCGAATGGAGAAAAAGTAATTCTTTTCCAACAGGTAAGCGATGAAAATGGTAAAGTAAGCGGTTCTATCAACGTCAGCACTTCCACTTCACAGGTTGAAGTATATGTGAGTCTGGGTAATGATAGCTCTAATTCGACACCGGTTCCTTTGGAAATTAATGGAACACTCAGTAATTGCAGTTCGGATAAAGACAAAGGACACGGAAACGATGCCGATGGGATCGATGAAGATAATCCCGGGAAAAGTACCGGAGTCAACGAAAATGGAATGGAGAACCGTAAAGCTGATGAACATCGCAAACAAAAAGAAGATTCTTCCTGTACCGTTAAAAAGTCGATTAGCACAATCGGGAATATTACAATTTCTGCAAAAAAGAAACAACTAAATACCGTTTATAGTGATAGTGATAGTGATGGAGACGGAGTAAGTGATAAGCTGGATGCTTATCCCGATGATCCGAAAAGAGTAACAAAGTTACGTTTTCCTTCATCCGGGGTAAATACAGTTGCTTTTGAAGACCTGTATCCCAGTGCCGGTGATGCAGATTTAAATGATTATGTAATTCAATTTTATAACGAAGAAGATTTAAATGCAAAAGGAGAAGTCGTTGAAATTCGCGGTTTCTATCAACATGTAGCCCGCGGAGCGGGTTATGTCCATACCTTAAATCTAAGACTACCGGAAGGAACAGATATAAGCTATGAAACCACCATCACAGATGCAAGCGGAAGTAATGTAAGAACCGGTATAAACCGTTTCTATCCAAATGCCTCTCAAATTCAAGATGGACTCTTGATATTAGATAAAAGCAATACAACAATTCCTTCTTCAAATTCTTATTCAGGTCAGATTTTCAACCCAGGCCATATCGCCAGTGTTAAAATTAACTTTAATACACCCGTAAGCCGTGCTGCTCTTGGAAACGCACCTTATGATCTATTTATAAAGATTCTTAGTAAAAAAGTAGATAATAAATATCCGGTTCTTGCTCCAAAGTCTCTGAGTGCAGATGCTTCTTATTACGAAGTTCATTTTCCGGGAAAATACTTTAATGCAGAAAAGGCCGACTTATATCTCGACTCAAAAGGCTTTCCCTGGGCTATTATGGTTCCAGGAATCTGGGCATGGCCTTTTGAAAAACAGGACATCAGAAATAGCAGTGTAAGTGGTTATCCCAAGTTTACTGTCTGGGCAGAAAGTAAAGGGACACTGGAAAAAGAATGGTATAAAGAATTTATCGCCGATAAAGTTTTTCCTGTAGATACAGAGAAAAGCGGTCTACTTGCATTTTTAAACGCAGGAAGTCCCGGAATGAGTGTAAGCATTTCCTTAATTTCTTTAATAGTACTTGCAAGCTTCATGCTGTATATGAAAAATAAGTTTCTCTCTAACAATCAAAAGATTTAAGATCTATAGGAATGTTATTCAAGTCTCCTCCTCTTTGAATAACATTCCTTTTTTCTAATCTACCGCAGATTCTTTTTCGACACCATATTTTAAAGCATATTCGCACTGTGTTATATATTTTTTTGTGGTTTCATCTTCAGCATATTCCTTTAAAATTTCCTGGAATATTTTTTTAGCTCCCTCGTAATCTCCGGCATGATATAAAACAATAGCATTCTCAAAACGGCTTTTGGTTTCTTTCATCATCTCCTTTTTCTCATTTGAATAATAATCAAATAATTCAATGATAAAAACTTCCTTCACCTTCCCTTTCACTTTCACATTTCCCAAAAAACGATAATTATATTTTTCCGTATCGCCTAACTTGATAAATGCTTTTTCACTAATAATAATAGGAGCCGAATATAGCTTTGTTAAACTCTCTAACCTGGAAGCAAGATTTACACTATCTGAAATAACAGTACCTTCCATCCTTTCATTTTCTCCAATAGTTCCTAACATTAGATTTCCAGTATGTATTCCAATTCCAACGGCAATAGGACTGTAACCAACTTTTTCCCTTTCTTTATTATAAGTTTGAATAGAAAGCTGCATTTCAATAGCAGCATCAATTGCATCTTCCACGCTATACGGAAAAAGAGCCATTATGGCATCACCAATGTATTTATCCACAAAACCATTATGTTTCCTAACAATAGGTCCCATTCTCTTGAAATAGGAGTTGATAAAATTGAAATTCTCTTCCGGGTTCATCTGTTCGGAAAGAGTAGTAAAGGAACGTATATCCGAAAACAATATGGTCATTTCCTTCTGAACCTGATCTCCTAATTTAATGTCGAGTATACTCTCTTTCTCTAAAAATTTTACAACTTCCATAGGTACAAATTTTTGATACGCTTGGATATAACTATTTTTCAAGGAATCTGCTGCCTCAATACTTTCTACCATGGTATTAAATGCATTTGCCAGCTTGCCCAGTTCATCTCCGGATTCCAATTGAATCCTATGACTAAACTTTCCTTCACTAAATAATTTTACAGCTTCTGATAGAGAATTTATAGGTCTCGTAAATAAGATAGAAGTAATAATCGTAAAAATTAAGGTTATAAAAAATACTCCAAGCCCTAAGAGTATGGCAAAATATTGAATTTCCTCTACAGGTTGATACAAATGTTTTTTATTAAAATCTAATACAACCATTCCGATTCTTACTAATTTTTCTTCATCTAAATATACGGGATAACTGAATCTCAAAAGTCTTTTCTTCTCGAGCTTAATTTCTTCTAGCTTACTCTCATCAATTTTTTTAAAATAATCAACCTCTTCCATTGAAATATTTTTTCCCATATGCACGTCTTTCATCTCTACTACATATTTGCCGTATACATTAATTATATATATATTATCCAGGGCTTTAATCTTTGATTGTTTAAGGCGTTGAATTAAATTAGCTGTATTCTGATAAGTTGCATCCAGAAATAATTCATCTCTCGCTATAGTTACAAGGTTAGAAGCAATGTTCGTACAAACATCAAGAGTTTTATTTAAAATTATCTCCTGGCTTTTATTTATCATAAAATAAGATATAGGTAAAGTACCCAAAAGAAGAACAACAGAAATAAGAAGAATAAGTTTATAAAATATTCTCATCAAAATATCCTATTTCTTTTCCCAGCTATCCTTCCAAAGTTTACACTTTTCATTCAAATCAGACTTGCAATCCATTAAACGTTCATAAGCCTCTTGTTTTAAAGTCGATGAATGCAAATATTCTCTTGCTTCTTTATTTGCCGGTTCTACTAAAAGTACATTATTAAAAATAACAATAGCTTCTGTATATTTCCTATGTTTATATTTTTCGATTCCCTTACCAACATAGCTTTTCAATTTTTTCTTTTCAGTACTAATCAGGATTGAATACTGCTCTTTTGCTTTTTGATTTCCCGGATAAATTTTTAAAGCTTCCTTGTATGCCTTGATTGCCAGATAAGGCTCATTGCGAGACTGATACTGCATACCTTTTTTCCTAACATATTCACTTTTTTCAAAAACAGAACTATCTATCTTTTCCTGAATATTCTTCAAATTCGGATTCAAACTAAGAATTTTCTTATAAACAGAAATTGCATTTTGATAGTCATTCTTTTTTCGATAATCTTCAGCTCTAAGTAACATACTATTAATTTCATTAGAAGTTTGCAAATTTATTATTTTATTATAATATTCATATGCTATTGTATCGTTCGGATATAATCTTATTACATTTTCAAAAACAGCTCGTGATGAAGTATATTTTTTCTTATTATATAGATTTATAGCAAATGCTAATAATCTCTCCTTTTTTTCTCTGTCCTGAACCTCTTTAGAAATAAGAATACCGGAAGCCTCGATATATGCCTTATTTAGATAAAGAAATGGATTCTGAGGTGAAATAATAGGACCCGAACTACATGAAAGCTCCTTTCCTATGACTTTATTAGCAAATTCTCCAGCATGAATTCCTACATTTGTATAATTCGGTGCTAATGCAAAACTGGCACCCAGATCAGCAAGCCCGGGATAATATGTCATAAGAATAATCCCTTTCTTTTTACAAAACTCAGAGACTTGCTCAAAAGTATCTTTATCATAGAGTGTATCAAAGACCATATAAAAAGCATCTGCATCTTTTTCGATCTCTTTTAACTTTGACTCGACTTCCATGCGATGTTTAATCTTAATTACTTTTAGATCTAAATTCATCCAGATATCGTAATACTTACCTTCTCTTGCAAAATAAGCTCCCTTTTCATCCATATAAAAAGAATATACTTTTTTTGCAGAAGGTTTAATTCGCTTCAATACATCGAAAAAATACTGAATAGAAACATCGGATGTAAATCCACAAACATTCCCCTTATGAACTTCAAGAGAATGCGGATAGTTCTGAATTATAAACAATATAGGAATATCATTTATAAATTTTCTTGTTTCTTCTGTTGCCGTATTACCTATTGTAATTATTATACCTGCTGCATTTTTTCTCAATCGATTAAAAAAAGCTGATTTATCCTCTATAGAACTAATAAAAAATATTTCCGAAGGAGACTGTAAGGAATACTCCAGACCCGATAAGGTTTTCATATAAATCGAATGGTTCGAACTTAAGATAATAGGGATTTTTTTTGACCCTTCCGGGCTCAGAACAAAAGTTGGGATAAGAAAAAATATCGAAACTAAATATTTAAAAACCCTCTGCATCTTTTATAACCTGTAAGATAATCGCAAATAAACTTCTCTTCGCGGTTGCGGGTGATAGGGACTGACAAACCCTTCAGGGTTAGATACCATAGGTTGTAGTTCATCTATAGGTCTTGTAGCACTACCGGCCTGTCGCCCCACTCCCATATATTCTTTATTGAAAAGATTTCGAATAATCAACTTTGATATAAGCCCTTGAATACCAAATAGATTGTGATAAGCCAATGTAAGGTTGACAAGAGTATAAGAAGCGAGATAAGAATCTGGCTTTCCTTCCGTAACATAAGGATATTTTGTAAAACTATAATCGTATGGTTGAAAATAACGATTGGTGGAAGGAGCCTTTCGCTTACCCACCCAGTTCATTCGTAAATTCATACTTACTTTACCTAATAGTATATAATATATTCCTATATTAGCTTTTCTTGCTGCTATATTATCTATTTCATAACCATCATTAAGGGTTCGAATGTTATTTATTTTTCCGCTCAGGGGATCCACATCCACTTCAAATAGACCTTCTCTCTTTCTTTTTCCTGTATAAGTATAGTTAGTAAAAAAAGATAGATATCGGTAAGGCTTCCAATCTAATTCAAAAGACGTTCCATATATATGAGTATTTGCAAGGTTTTGATAATAACTGGCTTTCTGGCTTTCCGAACCTATCAGGTAAGTTCCATCATTCGGATTGGGAGCCTCATTTATTTGACCGATTAACTGGCTGAAAAAATATCCTCCTTTAAATGTTATATTTGTAAAAGGTTTATAACTCAATTCCGTTTCATAGGTTTTTATCTTTTGTGGTTTTAAAAATTCGTTTCCTCGAAATTCATCATACAACTGAAAGACTGTAGGAGCTTTAAAAGCTTCTCCATATAAAAGTTTAAAATATATGTTTTTTATAGGGTTACCAACAAGTCCTGAACGAGCTGTCCACACATAACCATAGTCGGTATCATAATCTCTCCTGATACCGATAGTAATACCATATTGATTATCATAAAATTTCTGTTCATCTTGTATATAAAAGGCAGCATTTGTAGAATAAAACATTGCAGCAACAGAAGATTTTAAGCCTCGACTATCCCAGCTTTTTTCCACGATTGTGGAACGTAAATTCTGTCTCTTTCCTAAAGAAATTCCTCCCAACTCATCCCCTGAAGCCGCACGTATCACTCTTTCCAATTGCATTCCCCAGATCAAATGGTTTGAGTTTGAAAGATCATAATTAAATTGCTCTTGATAACCCGAAAGATAGCTTTGAGCGTGATATTCTTTAACTTTATCCGGTACCGGTGGGTATTGAACTCCGTTGATTACAGGAGTTTCAACACTCTGGTAACGATAGGTATACACAAAACCGGTATCCGGATGAATATTCGTATTTCTTGTATATAATTTTATAAGAGAACTAAATTTTCTTCCGACATTAAAACCATAATCTATATGGAAAAAGTATCCGTTATGCCTTTTGGTATAAGGGATATCATCTGTATTCGTAAAATATTCATAAGAAGGAACGTAGCTACCCAGACCTTCAGTCAAATCCCAGATAGTAAAACCAAAATTAAACTCTTCCTTTTGGATAGCTCCTCTGATAAATACATTTTCTTTATCAGTTTTAAAGCCATCTTTTATTTTTTTTCTTACTCCCCCCGGATACCTATCATTCTCAACACTGGGTTCAGAACCACCAAATTTTCCATAATCATTTATCTGAACCTTATCCGGTTCATAATTATTGTTAAAATAATTCCCGGGATCCGGCCTGCCCTTACCTCCATCTCCTGGTGTTTCCATGTATCGTCCTGCTAACCTAAGATTTAAACCATTCGAAAAGCGGTAGGAAAAAAAAGATTCTATCAGTTTTGTTTGAAAAGAACCATAATCAATATGAGTTTCTGAGAATATTTTAGAAGAAGAATTTTCCTTATATATATCTTTTGAGCGTTTCGTAATAATATTAATTAAGCCGGCATAGGCATTGGCTCCGTAAAGAGCAGAACCCGGACCCAGAATAATTTCGATTCTTTTCACATCTATCAGGCTTATATCATATTGCATATGCCTCATCCAACCATTTCCGATGTCATTCTGGATGATACCATCTTCCATGATTAAAATCTGGGTCTGCCCTACATCTCCAATACCACGTAAAATTACATCAGTTGTATATTCCCCGGAATCATAAAAAGTGGAAAAGTCAAACCCATTTACATCCTGCAAAACTTCCGTCAAAGTTCTGTAGGCCCTTTCTTCTATTGTTTTGGCATCAATCACGATTACTTTTGCCGGAGACTCTTCGATAGCCTGCTGCCTTCGTGAAGCAGTAATAACCTGGTTTTCCTCAAGCAAACGATAGGCTTCTTTCTTTTCTTTATTTCTGTCTACATCAATTAGCTTTTCTTTTTTACCACTGCTTACCGGGCGGTTTAAATAATGTTCAATAATATTATAGGTAAGCTTTTCTCTTTTCGGGTTCACTTTTAAAGAAACCTCAAGTCGCTTTGCAAATTCTTCTAACCTTTCCTCTTCCTCGAACTCTTCCGGTTTCAACTCAATTCCCTCGATCAGTTCAAAATCAATTTCCTGAGAAATAGCGTCTATAATCTCCTTATTTTTTGGGTGATATATTTGTGCATATATATCCGGAGGAAAAGATTCATTTGTTTTATAGGATATATCAATTATTAGATAATTTTGATTCTCCTCAGTATCCTTGGTTTCGACTCCAAGTGCTTCGTTTCGAAACTGTATATTATAGTCTTTTAATATACCTTCCAGTTTCTGTTTTATTCTGGTTTCAAGAAGCCTGTTAGAAGCCGAATGAAAAGGTCGAAAGTGAATGAGTAAATCTTTTTTATCTGAAGCCTGCAAGAAAGAAGTGATAAATAACATAAAACTGATATACAGACATCTTTTTAGAAGAGATCTACACAAAACATGAACCTTCAATGAATAAGCTTAAATTTGTATTTAGCAGGATACGAATAAAGACTTAAATAGAAAGCATTTTTTCTTTGATAGATCAAATTTTTACGTAAAAAAGGCGAACTAAAAAAGCTCGCCAATTTTCAAAAATCATGAATTTATCTGGAAAGAATATTCGCGGTAATAGTGGCAGCCGGTGCAACTTCCCCATTGCCTGTCCAGGCAGCTATTGAACTGGAATGACCGCTAATCGGTGCGATACTGCTTCCATTTAAAATATTCAAAGCTCCAACTCCGGTATTGGTAAAGTCTCCTCCATCATCAGTATTTTTACGGACAGAATCTGCCGCAAAGGTGGTATTCTTTTCGTAAGTAGCAAAAATACCCTCCGGATCTGTCAGACCGCTGGTATTCTCCTGTCCAACCAAATCATTGACAGTTCCGTTTACAGCAAAATAAACGGGGTTTTTAATTCCGGTTATGGCCTGAATAGACTTAATCTGGGTCTGGGCATTGGTGTTTGAAGAAAGGGCAGCGCAGGACTGATAAGTTGTAAGAGCAGAACTTAAAGTCGCCTGGTTAGATGTATTGGCTAAAGAAGTACCGCAGGCTAAATTTAAGCACTGTAACATATTACTTGCACTAGAGCAAGTCGAAACAGAAGTCGCTTCCATTTTCTTTAAAAATCCATCGGTAAAAAGTTCTCCGAGACTCCAATTCTGTGCATCTGCAAAAGGAGTAGAACTCAGAGTTTCCGTACTTAAAGGAAGGATCACCTTTACGATACCTTTATTAGTTACAGAAGAACCAATTGCTTTATAAATATAGGTTCTTTTACTTGCACTTCCCCAATTGGTTGTATCGCTTGTATTGTCTTCCATAAAGGGCATCTTAATTCCGATATACTCGATAGCTCCATCAATATTCACAAGACCATTACTATCTTCTGTCATATAAGCTACTGCATTTCCCTTGTTATTCAGAGCATAGACAACATCCGGTAAATTGGCAATGTGAAGCAATGTCGTTTTTAAAGAACTTGTTATATCTTTTTTGAATTCGGCCCGAACCAGGGTGAATTCCGTTTTGCCACTCGGTACATGACGGAAAAATAATATACCATCTGTCACAGTACTCCCTGTTTTTAAGAATTCGAATTCTAATTGTTTTACATCCCCGGCTTTTAGTTCGGTGATAGTGGAAGATGTATTTTGTTTCCACCAGATTTCAAGCTTTTTACCACCACTTCCGAAATTTGTGCTATTTGAAATACGAATCACTTTTCCATTAGTCACATTATAGTTCGGATCCGTTGTATCGTTTTTTTCTGTAGTGCTAAATACAACCGTATTATTACTGCTAAGAAGCTTTGAAATTGCAGTACTATCCAAAATCTTTACAAAAACGTCTCCGATCTTCACAATATCACTTACTGCTTTAACAGAAGCCCGAACCGGTGAGTAAACTTTTTTCAATACAGTTAAAGCTTCTGTATCGGTAATGACCGTTCGTTCACTGGTGGCGGTCGTGATACTCGAACCGGTCAAAACACTGGGTATTACCACAAGAGAACCCGAACTCTGGGTTCCGGATGTTGTAGTAGAATTACCGGCAGATAGCAGGGCCAGTGCTGCCACGTTTTTATCTTTATCCTTATCCTCTTTCTTACAGAAAAGAACCAGGCTAAAAATCAATATAAACCAAAAAAACCTTTTAAAAAATTGTTTCATCTCTTTACTCCAAGTTACCTATAAAACTATAACACTTAGAATCCTTTTTTTTGTCTATCAAAATATACTCGTTTTTTTGATATTTGATTCGACAAAAAACTTTAAGATAAGATATCGTTGATTAGTATAAACTTTTATGAACCTGCTCAAACCAATAGAAATCAATCAAAGTCTGAGTTTGAAAGACTATCTTTCCATACCTTTTCTAACAGCCCCAATTCAAGAACTTATAGAAGATGCCAGACAAAAAAAAGACCCTCTCCATAATAGAACTATCTGGATGATAAGTCAATCTGACAGAGGAGAGGGAGTCTCCGAACTTTTATCCCGCAAGGTCTGCTTATTTAAAGATTTAGGCTTTCATGTGCGCTGGCTATCCATCTCAGAAGAAAATAAAGATTTCTTAGCCCTCAACAACCGACTTAGAAACCTCATCTACGGTAGAAATGAAAATACGATACAGGAAAGTGAAAGAATTTTATATGAAAGCATTAACCTAAAAATCGCAAAAGAGTTAAGTCTTCTTTTTAAGCAAAACGATATACTTATTATCCATGATACGGCTGCTATGGCTACACCACATTTCATATCAAAAAAATACCAGATTAAGTTTATCTGGCGATGTCATGCAGGAACTGATATAGAAAATGAATTCACACGAAACGCCTGGGAATTCTTAAAACCTTATTCTGAACATTATAATACAACTATCTTTTCAGCTCCTGAATACATTCCTTACTATTTTTCAGGTCGGGCTCAAATCATAAGTCCTTCAATAGACCCCTTAAGCCATAAAAACCGAGACTTAAGCATTCATAAACTTATCGGAATTCTTTGTAATGCAGGTCTAAGTGTAGCCCATAACCCTATTATCACTCCTGAATTTAACAATATCGCTTTACGCCTACAAAAAAATAGAACTTATGCACCGGCAAAATTTCCTGATGAAATAGGCCTTCTTTATAGACCTATTATAAGCCAGATTTCTCGTTGGGAAAAAATGAAAGGATTTCTTCCCCTTCTGGAAGCTTTTAAAATATTAAAACAGGAATACAGGGATAAAGCTCAAACAGAACGTCAACAAAAGCGAATAGACTTTGTTCGAATGGTGCTTGCCGGACCGGCACCGGAAGAAACACCTGATAGACCCATTTCAAGTTCATTTTTAAAGGAAGTAGAAGATAGTTATCTTACCTTACCCGAAGATATACAAAGAGATATTGCCATCATAAAACTTCCCCTGCAATCTGTAAAAGAAAATGCTTTAATGATCAATGCCTTACAGCGTTGCAGTACCCTGGTAGTGCAAAATTCACTTCAAGAAGCATTTGGATTAACCTGTACAGAAGCTATGTGGAAGTCTACTCCCGTCCTTGTCTCAAATAGCTGTGGTTTACGACAACAGGTAAGGGATAAATTAGATGGCTGGGTTCTAAACCGTGCTGACGACCCAAAAGAAATAGCAAAAGCTTTCTATCATATTTTGGACAATCCTAAAGAAAGAGAACGTCTGGCTCTTTCCGCACAAAAAAGAGTCATGGAAGAATTTTTAATCTTCACCAACCTCCGCAAATGGTTACGCACGTTCTCTTTACTATCATCCGAAACTCAAACGTAATTTAGCTTTTCCCAAAACCAAAGAAGCGCTGAATCTTCTGTTGTAAACTTTCCTGCATCTGGTTCTGCTTGTCCATCTTGGAAGCAAGGTGCTGATCCTTTTCCGATTCGGTTTTCATCTTACGGCTGATAAGAACCTCACTTAAATGCTGCATTACCTCCGGTTCTTTTTCGATGAGTGGAGCTATATCTTCCTTGGTAATCTGGTATAGATACGTGTCTGTTCCTGAAACAATACTCGCAGTTCTCGCTTCCCCGGTTAAGAGAGACATTTCTCCAAAAAAGTTTCCGGCACCGAGTCTCGCGACCTCTATAGTATTGCCTTCACCCACATCGACTATCACTCTCACCATTCCTTCTACAATCACAAACATAGAATTGCCGGCTTCTCCCTGTTGCACAATGGTTTTATTCGGTCTATAGTTAAGCTTGTGCATTCTTTCACTCAGGTATTTCTTAGATTCATCGGAGAAAGGATGGAAGATATCAATCTCTTCCAGAAGCACGATAGGTCTGGTAGCAGCTTCTTCTCCCCTGGCCTTCACTCCTTTAAACATGTGAAGTTCCTGTCTCTGAATGGCCGGCATAATCCCGGCTCGATTCAAATGTGACCAGACCCGTTTCCAGACCACTTCTTCGTGAGCATATCTTTTTCCGTAGTCGTCCAGTATAAAATACACCCCATAT
Encoded here:
- a CDS encoding adenylate/guanylate cyclase domain-containing protein, producing MRIFYKLILLISVVLLLGTLPISYFMINKSQEIILNKTLDVCTNIASNLVTIARDELFLDATYQNTANLIQRLKQSKIKALDNIYIINVYGKYVVEMKDVHMGKNISMEEVDYFKKIDESKLEEIKLEKKRLLRFSYPVYLDEEKLVRIGMVVLDFNKKHLYQPVEEIQYFAILLGLGVFFITLIFTIITSILFTRPINSLSEAVKLFSEGKFSHRIQLESGDELGKLANAFNTMVESIEAADSLKNSYIQAYQKFVPMEVVKFLEKESILDIKLGDQVQKEMTILFSDIRSFTTLSEQMNPEENFNFINSYFKRMGPIVRKHNGFVDKYIGDAIMALFPYSVEDAIDAAIEMQLSIQTYNKEREKVGYSPIAVGIGIHTGNLMLGTIGENERMEGTVISDSVNLASRLESLTKLYSAPIIISEKAFIKLGDTEKYNYRFLGNVKVKGKVKEVFIIELFDYYSNEKKEMMKETKSRFENAIVLYHAGDYEGAKKIFQEILKEYAEDETTKKYITQCEYALKYGVEKESAVD
- a CDS encoding LruC domain-containing protein, with the protein product MKKLLISILLVFLTVQCAKKKKIPVPLASVLESTEEQVTSSGSSTTPSNDNASGGRASQTDPGITESNPVIIDPSTTITGSNKEEYKVEPSSGGQSNTGEVIISKKVENENTSSGDNNNNTSSGDNNNNTSSGDNNNNTSSGDNNNNTSSGDNNTTSNEDKSPGSSGLKSKDISVNVLVDTSSSDTFAYETYKTYKVDSSVLDKDGNILSGILVTITETNSNGEKVILFQQVSDENGKVSGSINVSTSTSQVEVYVSLGNDSSNSTPVPLEINGTLSNCSSDKDKGHGNDADGIDEDNPGKSTGVNENGMENRKADEHRKQKEDSSCTVKKSISTIGNITISAKKKQLNTVYSDSDSDGDGVSDKLDAYPDDPKRVTKLRFPSSGVNTVAFEDLYPSAGDADLNDYVIQFYNEEDLNAKGEVVEIRGFYQHVARGAGYVHTLNLRLPEGTDISYETTITDASGSNVRTGINRFYPNASQIQDGLLILDKSNTTIPSSNSYSGQIFNPGHIASVKINFNTPVSRAALGNAPYDLFIKILSKKVDNKYPVLAPKSLSADASYYEVHFPGKYFNAEKADLYLDSKGFPWAIMVPGIWAWPFEKQDIRNSSVSGYPKFTVWAESKGTLEKEWYKEFIADKVFPVDTEKSGLLAFLNAGSPGMSVSISLISLIVLASFMLYMKNKFLSNNQKI
- a CDS encoding cyclic nucleotide-binding domain-containing protein — encoded protein: MPALEKLLICSLSLFGGYFLYKRNQSSYKFFFFIDSFLYGIIFASCLLLFNSLIEPYINLSFRYIGFFQAALPEKLCAYIYLYIFIKKKDIRDIPALINVAIFFASGFAFLENIIYAYAISSSVIFMRLFSSVIVHIATCSLIAYFMGQYHLHSFKAERILYLLLAFFIPFFFHAAYDTLLISGGNSTYLIALELAGLIVLIEYTIAHSHYFPSRDELLQKKIFFDDWKILQKQPQYERWILKSMKKRNEDFTPLFRFHMSHARWLLFLITLFTSISAATFQNEVTSSLGLHLSREELITLLILYPALVCLQLFLNGSINPEYFRYSRISIPVMSEVQFLYPKLKTHVLSTDINPLNSFFITFEPLPIQEEITFRCVYSERISPPIRAKITWQNHEDISLPFGTLVHIQKPDLKIIRFLFRYALFKLRKGLIFNLKIPGFENIRKFFVKTSTVMESLEYIEKGTVLFNEGESGETFYLLKKGEIEIFKTLESGEKVIMARVKPGEIFGEMAILGNQPRAAGAICKEDSVLAVASRNNLEGLLQGNPDFAYKLMQTLASRIRNSEKILSSKIEELELKTLKYDFLKNEEVKLKDKLFQLLSSFSSDFLLLDKEGRILHKSTSFIESYPQVPEKAERFEEIYTLFYKKDLRAELWKDLKKQKLLRLPLKSRNKSAKYLHLRLETFESMDITFFLLHLEKNNL